One genomic window of Deinococcus peraridilitoris DSM 19664 includes the following:
- a CDS encoding IS256 family transposase, with product MSCKTFQAWRSRPLEAVYPSLYLDCLHVKIRKDGLVAPRAVYPAIGVNLEGTKEVLGLWTLKPEGAKFWLSVLTELENRGVRDVFIACVDGLKGFPEAIEAVFPKTQVQLCTVHMVHGPALAGLRELERTQSSRGRSQTIYAASTVEQAERALVAFREKHDAKYPAVGATWQRHWARVTPFFAFPPEIRKVVYTTNAIEIVETQLTKRNPRAVPRGRHRIPNLNMLFLHDHSVHQQLDQQALPVKISMLQPFAH from the coding sequence ATCAGCTGCAAGACCTTTCAGGCATGGCGCTCGCGCCCGTTAGAGGCGGTCTATCCGAGTCTTTACCTCGACTGCTTGCACGTCAAAATCCGCAAAGACGGGCTGGTCGCTCCCCGAGCGGTCTACCCGGCCATCGGCGTGAACCTCGAAGGAACCAAAGAGGTGCTGGGCTTGTGGACCCTCAAACCCGAGGGAGCCAAGTTCTGGCTCTCGGTGCTGACCGAGCTCGAGAACCGGGGCGTGCGGGATGTGTTCATCGCTTGCGTGGACGGGCTGAAGGGCTTTCCCGAGGCGATCGAAGCCGTCTTCCCCAAGACGCAGGTGCAACTTTGCACCGTCCACATGGTCCATGGTCCGGCTCTCGCTGGCCTTCGTGAACTGGAAAGAACACAAAGCAGTCGCGGCCGATCTCAAACGATCTATGCCGCCTCGACCGTTGAGCAGGCCGAGCGCGCCCTCGTCGCGTTCCGAGAGAAGCACGATGCCAAATACCCGGCGGTTGGGGCAACGTGGCAGCGCCACTGGGCCAGGGTCACGCCGTTCTTTGCGTTTCCGCCGGAGATCAGGAAGGTGGTGTACACAACCAATGCGATTGAAATAGTCGAAACGCAATTGACAAAACGGAACCCTCGGGCGGTCCCGCGAGGTCGGCACCGCATACCGAATCTCAACATGCTCTTCCTCCACGATCACTCGGTCCACCAGCAACTCGACCAGCAGGCGCTTCCGGTCAAAATCAGCATGCTCCAACCCTTCGCGCACTGA
- a CDS encoding IS5 family transposase → MCRHDLTDEQWNRLAPLLPQQQTRGRPYHDHRTVLNGILWILATGAPWRDLPERYGKWNSVYVRFRRWTLTGIWRSLLHQLQGEADLRGQLDWSRHFVDSTVIRPHQCAAGAKGGQQHQALGRSRGGFSTKLHLRADGQGKPIAFVLSGGERHEAKFLEPLMNLGRIKRAAQGRPRSRPHVIIGDKGYSYPSLRRLLRLRRIRAVIPARRDQGKIRHFDHAAYRDRNKIERLVNRLKRHRRVATRFDKLAAQYEGWVTLASMLE, encoded by the coding sequence CTGTGCCGTCATGACCTGACCGACGAGCAGTGGAACCGCCTTGCACCCCTCCTGCCTCAACAACAGACCCGAGGGCGGCCCTACCACGACCACCGCACTGTTCTCAACGGAATCCTCTGGATCCTCGCAACCGGCGCACCATGGCGTGACCTGCCGGAACGCTACGGTAAGTGGAACAGCGTCTACGTCCGCTTTCGCCGCTGGACACTCACTGGAATCTGGCGCAGCCTGCTCCACCAACTCCAAGGAGAGGCTGACCTCCGAGGACAACTCGACTGGAGTCGGCACTTCGTCGACAGCACCGTGATCCGCCCGCACCAATGTGCCGCAGGCGCAAAAGGCGGACAGCAGCATCAAGCCCTGGGCCGTTCCCGAGGAGGCTTCAGCACAAAGTTGCACCTGCGTGCAGATGGACAAGGCAAACCCATCGCCTTTGTACTGTCAGGTGGAGAGCGCCATGAAGCGAAGTTCCTGGAGCCCTTGATGAACTTGGGCCGAATCAAGCGAGCGGCTCAAGGACGCCCGCGGTCACGGCCCCACGTAATCATCGGTGACAAGGGCTACAGCTATCCCAGCTTGCGCCGCCTTCTACGCCTGCGGCGTATTCGTGCGGTTATCCCCGCACGACGTGACCAAGGGAAGATTCGGCACTTCGACCACGCCGCATACCGCGACCGGAACAAGATCGAACGCCTGGTGAACCGTTTGAAACGCCATCGGCGTGTAGCAACGCGGTTCGACAAGCTGGCAGCGCAGTATGAGGGCTGGGTCACCTTGGCGAGCATGCTGGAGTAG
- a CDS encoding RtcB family protein, with amino-acid sequence MDLDAKGEEYWHTMTLAGRLAQASHELTHTRVPRAVDVPAMQSLWNGHNLTWRNGNTIVHREGATPAEAGRLGIVPGLMASEALLVEGLESALRLKHQSRCRRSVGPQTGGKDLVA; translated from the coding sequence CTGGACCTCGACGCAAAGGGTGAGGAATATTGGCACACCATGACCCTCGCGGGCCGTTTGGCGCAGGCCAGTCATGAACTCACCCACACGCGGGTGCCGCGCGCCGTGGACGTGCCCGCCATGCAGTCCCTGTGGAACGGGCATAACCTCACGTGGCGGAACGGCAACACCATCGTGCACCGCGAAGGCGCCACCCCGGCCGAAGCGGGCCGGCTGGGCATCGTTCCCGGGTTGATGGCGTCCGAAGCGCTGCTGGTGGAAGGCTTGGAAAGTGCGCTCCGCTTGAAGCACCAGTCACGGTGCAGACGGTCAGTTGGGCCGCAGACAGGCGGAAAGGACCTTGTCGCGTGA
- a CDS encoding tyrosine-type recombinase/integrase codes for MPEPFHTALQEAQSFLPERVELIRRHLSQEHGLNAVLDLLEPHLPQARGTRINTRSGIRIYLQWARDQGRSVLHPDPKTGEDYLQYLKSRYDTQANTLNNRLSQARSFYNVLHGLGHSVPDPFDRLDNPRYDPAAHRDTYTPEELIRLLAHADTEGKVMVLLGAHAGLTGPEVVSLRWSDIRMHGEILSIKKRLVEEPQELLGALRTLAQSRGVLHDVRAPTLFQSDGNARLFSFENDNELRHALYSLCGHANVNSRSPRSTIARGWRALRNNAGLRILELTGDPEVVQERLGLGTLKAVQPLIEKHKRQQSR; via the coding sequence ATGCCCGAACCCTTCCACACCGCCCTGCAAGAAGCCCAGTCATTCCTGCCAGAACGCGTTGAGCTGATCCGCCGTCACCTCAGCCAGGAACACGGCCTCAACGCCGTACTCGACCTGCTCGAACCCCACCTGCCCCAAGCCAGAGGAACCCGCATCAACACCCGCAGCGGCATCCGCATCTACCTTCAATGGGCCCGCGACCAGGGCCGCAGCGTGCTCCACCCGGACCCCAAGACCGGCGAGGATTACCTTCAGTACCTCAAAAGTCGCTACGACACCCAGGCCAACACCCTCAACAACCGCCTCAGCCAGGCGAGGAGTTTTTACAACGTTCTCCACGGGCTCGGCCACTCGGTTCCTGACCCGTTCGACCGCCTCGACAACCCCCGATACGACCCGGCAGCCCACCGCGACACCTACACTCCTGAAGAACTCATACGCCTGCTCGCCCACGCCGACACCGAAGGAAAAGTGATGGTCCTGCTCGGCGCGCACGCCGGACTCACCGGACCTGAAGTCGTCTCGCTGCGCTGGAGTGACATCAGGATGCACGGTGAGATCCTCAGCATCAAAAAACGCCTCGTTGAAGAACCACAAGAGCTGCTGGGTGCGCTCAGAACCCTGGCGCAGTCACGAGGCGTCCTGCACGACGTCCGCGCTCCCACGCTCTTCCAGAGTGACGGAAACGCACGCCTCTTCAGCTTCGAAAACGACAACGAACTCCGCCACGCCCTCTACAGCCTCTGTGGGCACGCCAACGTCAACTCCCGCTCGCCCCGCAGCACCATCGCCCGCGGCTGGCGCGCGTTACGAAACAACGCCGGCCTGCGCATCCTCGAGCTCACTGGGGACCCGGAAGTCGTGCAGGAACGCCTCGGGCTCGGCACACTCAAAGCCGTTCAGCCGCTTATTGAAAAACACAAACGCCAACAAAGCCGGTGA